Genomic DNA from Fibrobacter sp. UWB10:
GCAGCTGCAGCATGTGCAAATACATGAAGTCGAACTCGCTCGAAAACATTCTTGAAACGCTCCGCCACCCGGAAAAGGCCCAGCACGTGGAACTCGACGAAAGCGTGCGCGTTGCCGCCAAGAAGTGCATCGACGCGATGTTCTACTACGCAGCCAAGTAGGGGTTACTGGTTAGGGGTTAAAAAATGAAAAAGCTGAAAGTCATTGCATTGTTAATTTGCCTTTGTGCCGGACTCACATTCGCCGACGAATATTACTGGCCGCGTAGCTACTACGCCACCGCAGGCTTTGGCGTCATGGTTTCCAAGGGTGACTTTAACGAGCATGCCATCAAGGGCAAAGATTCCGCAGGCGTTGTCGGACTCATTCACCCGCCTGCATTAGAATTCATCGCGACTCCGGACTTTATGCTCGGCGTAAACCTCGGTGCATTCTCTTTCGGAATCGGATTCCAATACTGGACTTCGGATCAGGTTCTTGCCGACTTTCCCGACGAATCCTACGAACAGTCGACCCGCATTTGGCGCGCCAGTCTCGAAGTTACATACAACTTATTCTATCCGGACTTTTTCCAGATTGGCCTTGGTCTCGGATATTCCTACAACAGCGTAAAATCCGAAAACGCCGCCATATTCAGCGACGGCATATACGACGCCGAATTCATGGGTTCTGCAGTCGCATTCATCGCCAACCTGCATTACTATATTACCGAGCACATCGCCATGGTTCCCTCTATCAAAGTTTACGAAAGCTGGTTTAAAAATGTACATTGCTCCAGAGTCGACAACAACGATTTAGACCCGTATCTGTGGCAAACCTTCATTTTAGCGGATCTTTCGATACAGTATCAGTTTTAACCCAAGGCGCCCACCCGGCGCCTTTTCTTTTTCTATCTTTGGCCGCGTATGAAAAAGCTCGCTTTAATCGCCACATTATTTTTAGGGGCCAGTTCCATTTTCGCCATGGACGCAGATGGCTGGGCCACCGAACGCGAAACCATGTCCGCTTTCGATAGCCGCTTTGGCGATCGTACCGGTTACGTCAAGCCCATTGTCGACAACCTGGGTAACGTGCTCAACAGCAACTGGTTCGTAAGCGCTTCTGTGCCGCAGAGCTTTACCTTCGAAGCGGGCCTCCCGATTTCGATTATCCCTATTAATGACGACGACAGAACGTACACCCAAAACGGATTCGAACTTCCGACCATTTTTGGCGATCACGGCGACCCCACGAACATGCTGGACAGAACCACATACGGTAACGAAACCCTTAACGGTCTCGGCGTATTCACTTATCCCTACCTGCAGCTGGGCGCAAGTTTCTTCCATTTCCGCGCTGTTATCCGCGGAATGTACTTGCCTTCTATCAGCGAACTGCGAAAATTCAGCCTGTTCGGTTTCGGATTCCAGTACAGCTTCGGTCACTTTTTCCAGTACATGCTCCCGAGAGCAGCCCAACCGCTCGACATAAGCATCGTATACGGTCACAACTCCAGCGCCATCGGCTACAGCCCCGAAGATTTAGATGGCGAACTCAAGCTCGACATTTCAACGAACAACTTTGCATTCGTTATCGGTTACAAGCCTTTCAACTTCTTTGAAGTCATGATGTCGCTCGGCTACCAGGGCGCCGAAATGAAAGCCTCTGGCGAATTCTATCAAACGGTAGGCCTCGCTGTCGAAGGCGCCGAACCTATCAAGATGACCGATATCGAGCCCGATGTCAAAGTGAAGGGCAACAATGGTTTCCGCTTTGGCATTGCCATCGCACTGCAGCTCGGCAAGTCGTTCCACCCGGTCGTGGGCTACGATTACGCCGGCAAGTCGAGCTACACAACGAACATTCTGTACTTCAGACAGCAATTTGGCACGGACAAGACTCCCGACGAAATCGCTAAGGATAAGGGTTATGTCCGCGGCGGGAACGTGAAAACGCAGTCCGACGAAACCGAGGCTCCGGCAGAAGAACCTGTAGAAGCTCCGGAAGTCCCCGCTGTTGAAGAATCGGAAGCTCCCGCAGCAGAAGAAGATTTTTAAAATTAAGAACAAACCTCAAAAAGAAGGCATAACATGATTACATTCCTGATTGGTATCGCGATTCTTGTCGGCGGATACTTCACTTACGGAAAATTCGTTGAACGTGTCTTCGGCCCCGATGACCGCAAGACTCCCGCCCTCGAAAACCCGGATGGCGTTGACCGCGTCCCCATGGCGCACTGGAAAAACGTCCTCATCCAGCTTTTGAACATCGCAGGTATCGGTCCTGTGATTGGCGTGATTCTCGGCATCAAGTTCGGCGCCATCGTCTTCATTTTGCTGCCTATCGGCAACGTGCTTGGCGGTGCCGTGCATGACTACTTCAGCGGCATGATCAGCATGCGCAACAACGGCTACAACGTGCCGGCACTTTCCCGCAAGTTCCTGGGCAAAGGCCCGGCCAAAATCGTGATGACGCTAATCTCGGTCGCCCTGATTTTGGTGGGCGCCGTCTTCACCAACACGCCTGCAGCCCTCATCAACACCCCGATTCTTGCCGGTTCTGCGGTATCGCCCACTTTGTTCTGGATTGCCGTCGCCTGCATTTTCGCCTACTACTTTGCAAGCACCTTCTTCCCCATCGACAAGATTATCGGCCGCATTTACCCGATTTTCGGTGCGCTCTTGATTCTTGCATCTCTCGCTATTTTCGTGGGGATCATCCCGAACTTGAACGTTCTCGACAACTTCTGCTTCAACGACATCATGAGCAATTTCCACAAGCATCCGGGCGGACAGCCGATTATCCCGATGCTCTTTGTGACAATTGCCTGCGGTATCATTAGTGGTTTCCATAGCACGCAAAGTCCGCTTGTCGCCCGCACCGAAGTCACCGAAAAGACTGGTCGCCAGACTTTCTACGGCATGATGATTATCGAAGGTCTGATCGGTATGATTTGGGCCGCCGGTGGCATGTTCATTTACCACCAGATGCCGGAACTCTTAACCGGCGCTTCGGGCGTTAAGGTCTTGAGCATTCTCGTTTCTACCGTGATTCCCTGGGCTCCGATTTCGATTCTCGTT
This window encodes:
- a CDS encoding DUF6588 family protein; this encodes MKKLALIATLFLGASSIFAMDADGWATERETMSAFDSRFGDRTGYVKPIVDNLGNVLNSNWFVSASVPQSFTFEAGLPISIIPINDDDRTYTQNGFELPTIFGDHGDPTNMLDRTTYGNETLNGLGVFTYPYLQLGASFFHFRAVIRGMYLPSISELRKFSLFGFGFQYSFGHFFQYMLPRAAQPLDISIVYGHNSSAIGYSPEDLDGELKLDISTNNFAFVIGYKPFNFFEVMMSLGYQGAEMKASGEFYQTVGLAVEGAEPIKMTDIEPDVKVKGNNGFRFGIAIALQLGKSFHPVVGYDYAGKSSYTTNILYFRQQFGTDKTPDEIAKDKGYVRGGNVKTQSDETEAPAEEPVEAPEVPAVEESEAPAAEEDF
- a CDS encoding carbon starvation protein A, with amino-acid sequence MITFLIGIAILVGGYFTYGKFVERVFGPDDRKTPALENPDGVDRVPMAHWKNVLIQLLNIAGIGPVIGVILGIKFGAIVFILLPIGNVLGGAVHDYFSGMISMRNNGYNVPALSRKFLGKGPAKIVMTLISVALILVGAVFTNTPAALINTPILAGSAVSPTLFWIAVACIFAYYFASTFFPIDKIIGRIYPIFGALLILASLAIFVGIIPNLNVLDNFCFNDIMSNFHKHPGGQPIIPMLFVTIACGIISGFHSTQSPLVARTEVTEKTGRQTFYGMMIIEGLIGMIWAAGGMFIYHQMPELLTGASGVKVLSILVSTVIPWAPISILVVVGVIVLAITSGDTSLRSLRLTIAELTGMEQTSVKNRLLLTVPMFAICAAIIFWSNLNPEGFNILWNYFSWSNQLMAVCSLCVATVYLRSKKKNFWIALIPCMFMTFITCDYILWVSPENLKGAPLGFGLDYKTALVIALHDAAILGFLLCTRGKYLTKMEGFDPDRWNPELDEGKVPKAR